In Vigna unguiculata cultivar IT97K-499-35 chromosome 3, ASM411807v1, whole genome shotgun sequence, a single genomic region encodes these proteins:
- the LOC114177019 gene encoding extensin-like, giving the protein MAPMFWALALATLCLSAQAQEHAPSKLPTSTPTVPITVPSSPTKPTIVAESPLPKVVVSPTSSVPVKSPLPRATSPTSAPVKTPVPRTTSPTSAPAKTPLPKTTSPTSSPVNSPHPKTTSPTSAPVKTPLPKTSSPTSAPAKTPFPKTSSPTSSPVKSPHPKTTSPTSAPVKTPVPKPVSPKSAPVKPPLPKATSPTSVPVKPPVPKATSPTSVPAKSPVPKVTSPISAPVKLPVPKIISPALAPVKLPVPEAISPTFAPLESPVPVIAFPISDPFTFPDPVVAAPTTPPVKLPTPRVKPSSLAPAKLPIAKVLPPPSALLKSPPPFANSAAGYHMQGKKMWWSIGLAISILLSVTI; this is encoded by the exons ATGGCTCCAATGTTCTGGGCACTTGCTTTGGCCACTCTTTGTTTAAGTGCCCAGGCACAAGAACATGCACCATCAAAATTGCCAACTTCAACCCCCACTGTACCAATAACAGTACCATCTTCCCCCACTAAACCAACCATTGTGGCAGAATCACCACTTCCTAAGGTTGTTGTATCTCCAACATCATCCGTTCCTGTTAAATCACCACTTCCTAGGGCTACATCTCCCACATCTGCTCCTGTCAAAACACCAGTTCCAAGGACTACATCTCCAACATCTGCTCCTGCTAAAACACCACTTCCTAAGACCACATCTCCAACATCTTCTCCTGTTAACTCACCACATCCAAAAACTACATCTCCAACATCTGCTCCTGTAAAAACACCACTTCCTAAGACTtcatcaccaacatctgctcctGCTAAAACACCATTTCCTAAGACTTCATCTCCAACATCTTCTCCTGTTAAATCACCACATCCAAAGACTACATCTCCAACATCTGCTCCTGTTAAAACACCTGTTCCTAAGCCTGTTTCTCCAAAATCTGCTCCAGTAAAACCACCACTTCCCAAGGCTACATCTCCAACATCTGTTCCTGTGAAGCCACCTGTTCCCAAGGCTACATCTCCAACATCTGTTCCTGCGAAATCACCTGTTCCTAAGGTTACATCTCCAATATCTGCTCCTGTAAAATTACCGGTTCCAAAGATTATATCTCCAGCACTTGCTCCGGTGAAATTACCGGTTCCTGAAGCCATATCTCCGACATTTGCTCCTCTTGAATCGCCAGTTCCAGTGATTGCATTTCCAATATCTGATCCTTTTACATTCCCTGATCCCGTAGTTGCAGCTCCAACAACTCCTCCGGTGAAACTACCAACTCCACGAGTTAAACCATCATCGTTAGCTCCTGCAAAATTACCAATCGCCAAGGTTTTACCACCACCATCTGCTCTTTTGAAATCACCACCTCCCTTTGCG AATAGTGCAGCAGGGTACCATATGCAAGGGAAAAAGATGTGGTGGAGCATTGGACTAGCTATTTCCATTTTGTTATCTGTCACCATTTGA